The genomic region CAGCGGCACCCTGCGGGCGCAGATGATCCCGCCGGGCGTGTGCGCGGTGACGACGGCCGTCCACGCGTACCAGCAGGTCACGGACTGATCGAGCGGAGGTACGGTGGGCCGCGTGACCGGTGAAGAGTCGCTGCGGCCCCAGTCCCTCATGCTGACGTTCCTGGGTGACCAGGTGCTCGGGCGCGACGTGTGCGTGTACTCGGGCAGCGTCATCGACGTGTTCGCCCGCGCCGGGATCGGCGAGCAGGCGACCCGCTCGACGCTGACCCGGATGGTCAACCGTGACCTGCTGCGCCGCCAGCGCGAGGGCCGCCGGATGTACTTCGGGCTGACCGGGCGCTCGGAAGCCGTGCTGCGCGACGGCGAGCGGCGCATCTGGCAGACCGGTGCCGTCAACCGGCACTGGGACGGCACCTGGACCCTGCTCGGTTTCTCCCTGCCCGAGTCCTGGCAGCGCCAGCGCCACGACCTGCGCTCCCAGCTGACCTGGAGCGGCTTCGGCCCGCTGTTCAACGGCCTGTGGATCGCACCTGGTGAGGTCGACGTGTCGGCGCTGGTCGCCGAGCTCGGCCTGTCCGCCCATGTGAAGGTCTTCCGGGCGCACGCCGATGCCGGGACGGACATCGGCCAGATGATCGAGGAGACGTGGGAGCTGTCCGACCTGGCGGGTAGCTACGAGGGGTTCGTACGGCGCTGGCAGCCCTGGGAGGACGCGCTGCCGGAGGCCGACGAGGCGCTCGTGCTGCGGCTGCGGCTCCAGACCGAGTGGCTGCGGATCGTCCGGCGCGATCCGCGCCTGCCCGTCAAGCACCTGCCGGACGACTGGCCGGCGGAACAGGCCGAGAAGACGTTCCGGGCCGTGCACGACCGGCTCTCACCGCTCGCGCGTGACGCCTCGGAACGCCTCCTCGACCTGGTGCCGGCGCGGCCTCAGGCGTAGAACCGCGACAGGCTCTGGAGCACCGCGGCGGGCTTGCCGCCGCCCTCGATCTCGATCGCACCGTCGACCGTGATCTGCACGCCGCCCGGCACCTCCTCGACCTCGGCGAGCTTCGCCGTCAGCCGGATGCGGGAGCCGACCTTCACCGGGGAGGGGAAACGCACCTTGTTGAGGCCGTAGTTGACCTTCGTCGTCACGCCCTGGACGTCCAGCAGCTCGGTGAACAGCGGGATGAAGAGGGAGAGGGTGAGGTAGCCGTGCGCGATGGGGGCGCCGAAGGGGCCCTCCTTGGCCTTCTCGGGGTCCACGTGGATCCACTGGTGGTCCCCGGTCGCGTCGGCGAAGGTGTCGATCCGCTCCTGCGTGACCTCGATCCACTCGCTGGTGCCGAGGTCGCTGCCCGCGAGCTTCTTCAGTTCGTCGAGGCCGTTGACGGTGATGCTCATGGAGCCGTCCTTCACTGGGAGTCGGTGCCGTAGCGCTTGCGCACACGGGACTTGAGGAGCTTCCCGGAGGCGGTGCGGGGCAGCTCGTCCGCCACCACGACCGACTTCGGGATCTTGTACTTGGCGAGGCGGCCGGCGAGCGACGCGAGCACCTCGTCGGGGTCGAGTGCGGCGCCTTCGCGGGGTACGACGACCGCGCGGGGCACCTCGCCCCACTTGTCGTCCGGCACCCCGATCACCGCGCACTCGACGATGTCGGGGTGGGCGAGGAGCTGGTCCTCGATCTCGGCGGGGTAGACGTTCTCGCCACCGGAGATGATCATGTCCTTGATGCGGTCGACGATGTAGACGTAGCCGTCCTCGTCGATCTGGGCGGCGTCGCCGCTGCGGAACCAGCCGTCCGCGAAGGCCGCGGCCGTCTCCTCGGGCAGCCCCCAGTAGCCGGGCATGACGTGCGGCCCGCGCACCACGACCTCGCCCACTTCGCCGACGTCGACCGGCGCGAGGTCGGGCCGTACGACGCGTACGTCGCTGAAGAAGTGCGGCACGCCCGCCGAACCCGCCTTGCCGACGGCGTGTTCGGCGTCCAGGAACAGCGTGCCGGGCGCGGCCTCGGTCATGCCGTAGCCCTGGAGGAAGGTCAGGCCGCGCCTCTGGTACGCCGCGATCAGCGGGGTGGGGACCGGGGAGCCGCCGCAGGTGAGGATGCGCAGCGACGACAGGTCGGCGTCCGGCCAGCGCGGGTGCCGGGCGACCTGGTCGAACATCGTGGGCACACCGAACATGAAGGTGATCCGGTGCCGTTCGATCAGGTCGAAGGTGGCGTCCGGGTCGAAGGCCTCGACCAGGACGCAGGTGCCGCCCTTCAGCAGGACCGGGAGCGTCAGCATGTTCAGGCCGGCGGTGTGGAAGAGCGGGGCGGAGACCAGGGCGCGTTCGTCGGCGAACAGGTCGTGGTCGACGAGGACGTTGATCGCGTTCCACGTGAGGTTGCCGTGCGTGAGCATCGCGCCCTTGGGGCGGCCGGTCGTCCCCGAGGTGTACATGATGATGCAGGTGTCGTCCGGGGCGACCGGTGTGTCGATGGGCTCCCCGGCGGCCGAGGCCAGCGCCTCCTCGTACTCGGCGCCCACTTCGACATAGGTACGGACGTCCGTGCTGCCCGGCAGTCCCGCGACCAGCCCGGCGTGCGAGGGGCCGTAGACGAGGGCCTTGGCGCCGGAGTCGGCGAGCTGGTAGGCGATCTCGGGACCGGCCAGGCGGGTGTTGAGGGGGACGAAGACCGCGCCGAGCGTGCCGGCCGCGAACAGGGTCTCCAGATAGGAGGGGTGGTTCGGGCCGAGGTAGGCGATGCGGTCGCCGCGGCGAACACCCCTCTCGCGCAGGGCGTGGGCGAGGCGGGTGGTGCGCTCGTACAGGCCGGCGTAGGTGCGGGTGGTGTCGCCGTGGATCAGGGCGGTGCGGTGCGGGGTCTTGCGGGCCCGGCGTGCGGGCCATGACCCCAGTCCCTCGTTGCGCATGTCACGCCCCTTACGGTTTCGTCAGCCCGAGCAGGCGGGCGGCGTTCTCCTTGAGGATCTTCGGCCGGACCTCGTCCTTGATCGTCAGCTTGTCGAAGTCGGCGAGCCAGCGGTCGGGGGTGAGGACGGGGAAGTCGGAGCCGAAGAGGACCTTGTCCTTCAGCAGCGTGTTCGCGTACTGCACGAGCTGCGGCGGGAAGTACTTCGGCGACCAGCCGGACAGGTCGATGTGCACGCCCGGCTTGTGCGTGGCGACGGCCAGGGCCTCGTCCTGCCAGGGGAACGACGGATGCGCCAGGATGATCTTCAGGTGCGGGAAGTCGGCGGCGACGTCGTCGACGTGCAGCGGGTTGGAGTACTTGAGCCTGATGCCGCCTCCGCCGGGCACGCCGGCTCCGATGCCGGTCTGGCCGGTGTGGAACAGGGCGATCGTGCCGGTCTCCTCGATCACCTCGTAGAGGTCGTACGCCACCGACCGGTCGTTGGGGAAGAAGCCCTGGATGCTGGGGTGGAACTTGAAGCCCTTCACCCCGTACTCCTCGACCAGGCGGCGGGCCTGCTTGACCCCCGCCTTGCCCCGGAAGGGGTCGATGGAGGCGAAGGGGATGAGGACGTCGGCGTTGGCGGCGGCGGCCTCGGCGACCTCCTCGTTGGGGACGGGCGGGGTGCCGGTGGCGGACTCGGCGTCGACCGTGAAGATCACGGCGGCCGTCTTCCGCTCGCGGTAGTACGCGGCGGTCTCCTCCAGGGTCGGCTTCCGCTTGCCCTCGACCTTGAAGTAGGCGGAGGAGGCGTCGTGCAGGTCGTCGTCCAGGGAGGAGTGGCCCTTGGAGGACACCTCCGCGTGGGTGTGGACGTCGATCGCGACGAGGTCGTCGACATTCATGGACAGGGCCATCACGCCTCCGGGAACTTCGGTGCCGGGATGCCGACCGACTGGAGCTCGGCACCGACCGAGGTGGGCCAGGCGTCCGCCAGGGTGCCGGGGGTCCAGCCGCCGTCGGCGTAGGCCGCCCTGATCTCCTGCGGATGCGACCAGAGTGCCACCTTGTCGCCGCCGATGCCGATGCACTGGCCGGTCACGCCGCGCGCTGCCTCGGAGGCCAGGAACGGGACCAGGGCGGCGCAGTCCTCGGGGGTGCCGAAGCCCTCGCCCTTGCGCAGGAAGTCCGGGAGCGGCTCACCGTTCTTCATGGCCTCGATGTACGGGGCGAAGGCGGGGATCGTCTCGGTCATGGCGGTCGCGGCGACCGGCACGATCGCGTTGACGGTGATGTTCGCGCGGCCCAGCTCCATCGACCAGGTACGGGCCATCGCCGCGATGCCGGCCTTGGCGGCGGCGTAGTTCGTCTGGCCGAAGTTGCCGCGCTGCCCGGCCGGGGAGCCGACCAGGATCAGCGAGCCGCCCTCGCCCTGCTCGCGCATCCGGACGGCGGCGGCGCGGGCGCAGGTGAAGGTGCCCTTGAGGTGGGTGGTGATCACAGCGTCGAAGTCGTCGTCGGTCATCTTCCACAGCACCTTGTCGCGGAGGATGCCCGCGTTGGTGACGAGGACGTCCAGCCGGCCGAACTCCTCGGCCGCGCGGTTCACCAGCCGATCCGCCGCCTCGGTGGTACCGACCGGGACCACCTCCGCCACGGCCTTTCCGCCCGCCTCGGTGATGGACTTCACGGCCGCCTCGGCCACGGCCTCGTCGACGTCGTTGACCACCACGGACGCTCCGTGGGCGGCCAGAGCATGCGCGTAGGCGAGGCCGAGGCCCCGGCCGCTGCCGGTGACGACGGCGACCTTGCCGGAGAGATCGATGCTGGGCACGGGTGGGTCCCTTCACACGGGTTCGACTTCGAGATCGAAGCTAAGAGCAATAATTGTTGACGTCAATAGTTGTTGGTGACCTACGTGTGCGAGATGCTGGAATCTCTCCAGGAAGCACCGAGCACAGGGAGCCCGCCATCACACGCCAGAACCTCACCCCGAAGCCCATCGACGCCCACGAGCCGTGGATGCGCGGGCTGCACGCCGACACGGGCTACCTGCTGTACCGCCTGGGCCTGCGCTCGGGACAGCTCTTCAACGCCTGCCTCCAGGAGTCGGGCCTGCGCCTGCGCCACTACGCGGTACTGCGCTTCCTCGCCACCTCCGACGGCGCCCTCCAGCGCGAGCTGAGCACCCGGCTCGGCTACGACCCGAGCGCGATCGTCGGCCTGGTCGACGACCTGGAGAAGCAGGGCTTCGCCGAGCGTCGCCCCTCCCCCGACGACCGCCGCAGCCGGATCGTCGTACTGACCGACCGGGGCCGCGCGTTCCTGCGTGACACCGACGAGGCCGGCCAGCGGGTGACGAACGAGCTCCTGGGCCCGCTGGACCCGGCCGAGCGGGACGCGCTGCACGCGCTGCTGCTGCGGATCGCCGAGGACGGCCTCAACTGATGTTGTGCAAATGATTGACGGCTGCACGCTGGCTGCATAACTTCATCGGCCAACCGAGACCCGTCCCCAGGGAGCTCCCGTGCAGCCATCCCCGTCCGCCGCTCAACCCGCCCCCGGTCCCCGGCAGTTGCGCCGCGTGGCCGTCTCCGGCCTGCTCGGTACGACCGTCGAGTTCTACGACTTCCTCGTCTACGGCACGGTCGCCGCGCTCGTCTTCGGCGACCTGTTCTTCCCCCGGGCCGACCCCGCGGTCGGCACCATCGCGGCGTTCGGCACCTTCGCCGCGGGCTATCTCGCCCGCCCGCTCGGCGGCATCGTCTTCGGCCACTTCGGCGACCGGATCGGCCGCAAGTCGATGATGCTGCTGACCATGGTCCTGATGGGCACGGGCAGCTTCCTCATCGGCCTGCTGCCGACGTACGACGCGATCGGCGTCTGGGCCCCGGTGCTGCTGGTCGCCCTGCGCGTGGTGCAGGGCATCGCGATCGGCGGCGAGTGGGGCGGTGCGATGCTGATGGTCGTCGAGCACGCCGATCGGACGCAGGGTTCCCGGCGCGGCCTGTGGTCCAGCTTCACCCAGCTCGGCGCCCCGCTCGGTTCCGTGCTGTCGGCCGGTGTGGTCACGCTCGTCGCCGGCCTGCCCGACGACGAGTTCCGCTCCTGGGGCTGGCGGGTGCCGTTCCTGCTGAGCATCGTGCTGCTGGCCGTCGGGCTGTTCGTCCGCCTCAAGGTCGCCGAGAGCCCGCTGTTCGCCCAGGTCAAGCGGGAACCGGTGGACAAGCCGCCGATCGTGGAGGTGCTGCGCCGCCCGAAGCCCGTGCTGCTGGCCGCGTGCGTCGGCATCGGCGCGTTCACCACGCAGTCGCTGCTGACGAGCTTCATGATCTCCTACGCCGTCGACCAGGGGTACACCCGCCCGCAGGTGCTGACCGCCGTGACCGTCGCCTCCTGCGTGGCCCTCGCCGTCCTGCCCGCCGCGTCCGCGCTGTCGGACCGGGTCGGCCGCCGACCGGTCGTGCTCGCCGGAGCGGTCGCCTCGGCCGCACTCGCCTTCCCCGTGCTGGCGCTCGTCGACTCCGGCTCGCCCGGGCTGCTGATCCTCGCCCTCGCCCTCGGGCACGGTGTCGCCCAGTCGACGATGTACGGACCGCTCGGCGCCCTGCTCACCGAGATGTTCGGCACCCGCGTCCGCTACACCGGCGCCTCCCTCGGCTACCAGGCGGCCACCCTGGTCGGCGCCGGGTTCTCCCCGCTGATCGCCGGCAGCCTCCTCGCCTCGTACGGGGGCGGGAGCACGCCCGTCTCGCTGCTGCTGTGCGCGGGCGCGGCGATCACCGCCGTCACCGTGTGGCGACTGCGCGAGACGCACACCGACGCCCTGGACTCCCCCGTCCCCACCACCCCCACCCTGGAAGGGACCCCGCGTTGAGGATCCGCCTCGCTCTACTGACCGCCTGCCTGTCCCTGGCGACCGCGCTGCCCGCGCAGGCCGCCGCCACGGGCACCCACCTGGAGGGCCGGCTCCCCTCCGGCGCCGCGTACGTGATGGACGTGCCCGCGTCCTGGAACGGCACGGTGTTGCTGTACAGCCACGGCTACACCCCGGCCGGAGCCCCCAACCCGGCCCAGAACACCCCGGGTGCGGCCGCCCGCGACAAGCTGCTGGCCGAGGGCTACGCCCTGATCGGCTCCTCGTACGCGACGAACGGCTGGGCCGTCACCGAGGCGGTGCCCGACCAGCTCGCCACACTGGACCTGTTCACCGAGAAGTTCGGGGCGGCCCGGCGGACCCTCGCCTGGGGCACGTCGTACGGCGGTTTCGTCACCACGATG from Streptomyces chartreusis NRRL 3882 harbors:
- a CDS encoding PaaX family transcriptional regulator C-terminal domain-containing protein, producing MTGEESLRPQSLMLTFLGDQVLGRDVCVYSGSVIDVFARAGIGEQATRSTLTRMVNRDLLRRQREGRRMYFGLTGRSEAVLRDGERRIWQTGAVNRHWDGTWTLLGFSLPESWQRQRHDLRSQLTWSGFGPLFNGLWIAPGEVDVSALVAELGLSAHVKVFRAHADAGTDIGQMIEETWELSDLAGSYEGFVRRWQPWEDALPEADEALVLRLRLQTEWLRIVRRDPRLPVKHLPDDWPAEQAEKTFRAVHDRLSPLARDASERLLDLVPARPQA
- a CDS encoding MaoC family dehydratase; amino-acid sequence: MSITVNGLDELKKLAGSDLGTSEWIEVTQERIDTFADATGDHQWIHVDPEKAKEGPFGAPIAHGYLTLSLFIPLFTELLDVQGVTTKVNYGLNKVRFPSPVKVGSRIRLTAKLAEVEEVPGGVQITVDGAIEIEGGGKPAAVLQSLSRFYA
- a CDS encoding acyl-CoA synthetase — protein: MRNEGLGSWPARRARKTPHRTALIHGDTTRTYAGLYERTTRLAHALRERGVRRGDRIAYLGPNHPSYLETLFAAGTLGAVFVPLNTRLAGPEIAYQLADSGAKALVYGPSHAGLVAGLPGSTDVRTYVEVGAEYEEALASAAGEPIDTPVAPDDTCIIMYTSGTTGRPKGAMLTHGNLTWNAINVLVDHDLFADERALVSAPLFHTAGLNMLTLPVLLKGGTCVLVEAFDPDATFDLIERHRITFMFGVPTMFDQVARHPRWPDADLSSLRILTCGGSPVPTPLIAAYQRRGLTFLQGYGMTEAAPGTLFLDAEHAVGKAGSAGVPHFFSDVRVVRPDLAPVDVGEVGEVVVRGPHVMPGYWGLPEETAAAFADGWFRSGDAAQIDEDGYVYIVDRIKDMIISGGENVYPAEIEDQLLAHPDIVECAVIGVPDDKWGEVPRAVVVPREGAALDPDEVLASLAGRLAKYKIPKSVVVADELPRTASGKLLKSRVRKRYGTDSQ
- a CDS encoding 4-hydroxyphenyl-beta-ketoacyl-CoA hydrolase, whose amino-acid sequence is MNVDDLVAIDVHTHAEVSSKGHSSLDDDLHDASSAYFKVEGKRKPTLEETAAYYRERKTAAVIFTVDAESATGTPPVPNEEVAEAAAANADVLIPFASIDPFRGKAGVKQARRLVEEYGVKGFKFHPSIQGFFPNDRSVAYDLYEVIEETGTIALFHTGQTGIGAGVPGGGGIRLKYSNPLHVDDVAADFPHLKIILAHPSFPWQDEALAVATHKPGVHIDLSGWSPKYFPPQLVQYANTLLKDKVLFGSDFPVLTPDRWLADFDKLTIKDEVRPKILKENAARLLGLTKP
- a CDS encoding SDR family NAD(P)-dependent oxidoreductase is translated as MPSIDLSGKVAVVTGSGRGLGLAYAHALAAHGASVVVNDVDEAVAEAAVKSITEAGGKAVAEVVPVGTTEAADRLVNRAAEEFGRLDVLVTNAGILRDKVLWKMTDDDFDAVITTHLKGTFTCARAAAVRMREQGEGGSLILVGSPAGQRGNFGQTNYAAAKAGIAAMARTWSMELGRANITVNAIVPVAATAMTETIPAFAPYIEAMKNGEPLPDFLRKGEGFGTPEDCAALVPFLASEAARGVTGQCIGIGGDKVALWSHPQEIRAAYADGGWTPGTLADAWPTSVGAELQSVGIPAPKFPEA
- a CDS encoding MarR family winged helix-turn-helix transcriptional regulator is translated as MRGLHADTGYLLYRLGLRSGQLFNACLQESGLRLRHYAVLRFLATSDGALQRELSTRLGYDPSAIVGLVDDLEKQGFAERRPSPDDRRSRIVVLTDRGRAFLRDTDEAGQRVTNELLGPLDPAERDALHALLLRIAEDGLN
- a CDS encoding MFS transporter, with product MQPSPSAAQPAPGPRQLRRVAVSGLLGTTVEFYDFLVYGTVAALVFGDLFFPRADPAVGTIAAFGTFAAGYLARPLGGIVFGHFGDRIGRKSMMLLTMVLMGTGSFLIGLLPTYDAIGVWAPVLLVALRVVQGIAIGGEWGGAMLMVVEHADRTQGSRRGLWSSFTQLGAPLGSVLSAGVVTLVAGLPDDEFRSWGWRVPFLLSIVLLAVGLFVRLKVAESPLFAQVKREPVDKPPIVEVLRRPKPVLLAACVGIGAFTTQSLLTSFMISYAVDQGYTRPQVLTAVTVASCVALAVLPAASALSDRVGRRPVVLAGAVASAALAFPVLALVDSGSPGLLILALALGHGVAQSTMYGPLGALLTEMFGTRVRYTGASLGYQAATLVGAGFSPLIAGSLLASYGGGSTPVSLLLCAGAAITAVTVWRLRETHTDALDSPVPTTPTLEGTPR